From one Anomaloglossus baeobatrachus isolate aAnoBae1 chromosome 5 unlocalized genomic scaffold, aAnoBae1.hap1 SUPER_5_unloc_14, whole genome shotgun sequence genomic stretch:
- the LOC142258864 gene encoding uncharacterized protein LOC142258864: MAERILHLTLEILFRLTGEGWGRPLSPIMGPPPHSPIHEDINDQRILELTYKMIELLTGEVPIRCQDVTVYFSMEEWEYLEGHKDLLHSKDLSSVSFKQVLPSDSSQAIKKNKSHKTGIKNQNVLTAKKQFSTSEYRKIHKKINTGERRFSSESVSYQKTHTEEKPFSCSECGKCFTRKSTCFEHQRTHTGEKPFSCSECGRCFARKSNLVAHQRIHTGEKPFSCPECGKCFADQTNLVIHYRTHTGEKPFLCSECGICFAHKSYLVAHQRSHTGQKPYSCSECGKCFSQKSCLVTHQITHTGEKPFSCSECGICFAHKSYLVTHQRSHTGQKPYSCLECRKCFSQKSCLVTHQRTHTGEKPFSCSECGKCFAQKSNLFQHHKTHKGRSHYHT; this comes from the exons atggcggagaggatattacacctcaccctagagatcctcttccggcttactggagag ggatggggaagacccctgagcccaatcatggggcctccacctcactccccgatacatgaggacatcaatgaccagaggatcctagaactcacctacaagatgattgagctgctgactggagag gttcctataaggtgtcaggacgtcaccgtctatttctccatggaggagtgggagtatttagaaggacacaaagatctg cttcacagcaaagatctatcatcagtttcttttaaacaagtcctaccttctgattcatcacaggctattaagaaaaataaatctCACAAAACGGGCATTAAAAATCAAAATGTTCTTACAGCAAAGAAGCAGTTTTCAACTTCAGAATatcgaaaaatccataaaaaaattaACACAGGGGAGAGAAGATTTTCTTCAGAGTCTGTTAGTTACCAGAAAACTCATACagaggagaagcctttttcatgttcagaatgtgggaaatgttttacccgtaAATCAACATGTTttgaacatcagagaactcacacaggggagaagcctttttcatgttcagaatgtggaagatgttttgcccgtaaatcaaatcttgttgcacatcagagaattcacacaggggagaagcctttttcatgtcctgaatgtgggaaatgctttgcaGATCAAACAAATCTTGTTATACATtatagaactcacacaggggagaagccttttttatgttcagaatgtgggatatgttttgcacataaatcatatctggttgcacatcaaagatctcacacagggcagaagccatattcatgttcagaatgtggaaaatgttttagtcaAAAATCgtgtcttgttacacatcagataactcacacaggggagaagcctttttcatgttcagaatgtgggatatgttttgcacataaatcataTCTGGTtacacatcaaagatctcacacagggcagaagccatattcatgtttagaatgtaggaaatgttttagtCAAAAATCgtgtcttgttacacatcagagaactcacacaggggagaagcctttttcatgttcagaatgtgggaaatgttttgcacaaaaATCCAATCTTTTTCAACATCACAAAACTCACAAGGGTAGAAGCCATTATCATACATAG